ACAAACAGAAAAGTTGATTATTTTCGGCTTCGTGCCAGCGCCTTGACCGTTGCCGCAATAAACATCGACGAGGGCTGCCTTCTGGGCTGGGAACGCTTCATCAACccacacaaaaaaaacttcGGCCGGTGGTATTGAACAAACTACGATCTGGTCCGAAGATTCAGAGGTAGTTTCTAAGCCATCAGATGGCTTACTGTTCCCTTGATGTGAACAGGAATTAAATACGGCAGTTTTGATTTAATAAATCTGGTAGTTGGAGGGAGATTCTAGAAGTCGCCAAACCCGGTCACACCTTTATTTTGAACGTCATGCTCAAATTCTTCCGGCTATCCATGCTTTAATAAGCTCGACAGGCGTTTTTATTGTGCAATATTTCTACTCTCACACAAAACAGCGACAtttactctttttcttttctattaaaCAATAAAATTCCCATCACTTAAGGTGTCTAATATTAAAGCAAGAGCGACGCATCGATGTAATCCTCTTTGCCCCGACTGTTTGAGAGGTTGAATGTCAGTTTTCATGTAAAGGGATTTAACTGATTTGATGCCGCTAAGGAAAGAGTGATATCAGTAGAATTTTCTGAATGCCGCATATAGCCTTTAAGACGTTTCTCGTCACTATTTTTCTGCTCTGATTGCAGATTCTCTCTTGCTTCTCCAAGTAACGCAGGCAATGCAAGTACAACTCCGTAAATTGCTCACCGCGCGCGGAAGGCTGCTTTCTTATCTGTTTGCCGTGAATGCAAAGAATTTGACTCATCCGGATATGTGAGCCACTTACAAtggaatttttaaaatgaaaggaGATGAACACTTGAGCTATAATTCGTAAACAGGAAGATCGGGTGTTTGCTTTCTTTGTAAAGCCTTAACCTTCAAGCCATTAGGTCTTTAATACGGCGGATCAAAACCccaaaacatttttgtttcctttcgaACGGCATCTAAAAATAGGCGCTACTACAGAGTGCTTCTGAGAAGTGGTCTTTTGTGGTaatgtttattatgctgtgAAACACTGATCTATGACCGccagaaaataaaatagtaaaGCACGGGCGGGCTGAATTGAACATTTATATATATTGTAAAACTTGCCTGAATTCCTTTTAGAGTTGTTTTGTTAtctttcaaaatgaaatatagAATTCTTTCCTTCTCAAACATCTAAGCCAAGGTGTTCTATCTCGGGTCAAAGTTTCCGAAAAACACAGGAAATTCAACGACGAAACATAAACTGCACATTAAACCCGACAACACTATGCTATTGTGTTCCACCACAAGAAAGCTGTTTCGGAACACTACAAAACAAGACAGGATTCTTTTGAAATTCGGCATCCCCCTGCTTGGAGCAGAGTATAATAGGACAATCGGTGCttgctagcctgttccaggcgttcagagaATAGAGTGCGACGCGAACGCCTAGAACAGTACCAGCAAAAACTGTACACCCGTCTTTAATCGGGTACTTCTCAAGGTTCGCCGCGCGCGGTTGCTCCATGTTCGCGCAAATACatttcagagtttttttcaaaattaagttCAGAGACTTTGCACTTCGATTAAGGCCCTCTACAAAGTCAATGACATATAAACGTTATATTGAAAGTATTCGCTCTGGTTTGCGAATTTCAGTATGTCAGTAAATTACCTTTTTAGGCAGTCTCAGAAACACCAGCCAAGACAATGACAAAAACTGCCCAAAGTTATTAAGGGTTAAGTATGATGTAAACCACAACAACCAAGGTCACAGGCAAGTAAGGTATCCGAAATGAAAACGTCCGTGTAATGATGCCCAATGTAGCATGGATGGGGATGTGGATGGGGTTAACTGATGTAGCTCAAAATTGATGAAAGTTTAGCTGTCAGTTTGTTGAAGGTTATGCATGACTTATTTATGAATTGCACTTTTCTGAACGGTAAAATAAGTGTTTTTTGACTTAGAGTTGAGAAACGGTCAACATTTTAAATGATAGGTACGAAATCCCCGCAAATACAGCCGATATAGCTGGAAGTTGCTCAAACCAAGCTGCAAGCTCAGAAATGAAGGCTTTTTTCACTGATAACGGAGACCTCAAAGCCAAAGAATACAGCTGCTGACAAACATGGGCTAAGATATCACCACCTAGCCGAGAAATTGCCTCAAATTTAACTGGTACGTAAGCATGCAGGCCCTCCTTGAAGACGAGCCCCTTATAACAAAATGGAAACTAAAAACGTTGGCCAGCCTTAACTTTCACGTATTTTCTTCGTTAAGCGACTATGTAATAATCGTTAAAAACGTTGGCTGGCCTCAACTTGCAATTATTTTCTTCCTTAAGCGGACACCATGTAACAACAATCGTGAACGTCAGTGGACCACTGAGTCCTAATCATCTTTCCTTCCTACATCTGCTATATGTTCGGTAAAAGAAACCTGTACTTAGTGGACAAGTCGTCGAGGGTCCCAGGTCGCTGATTCGGAACGTATGTGCTCAGCTAGTATATGGTAAATGCATATCGATTCATTCAGAATTGCTATTAGACAGCCTTCTCAGTTTCAACTTAGACATTGTCGATGAGTTAATAAACGAAGTTCTTACTTATGAACCTTTGgtcaatggaaaaaaaaagcagtCCTATCCGAAATGTTTTAGCTTGACCGGGAGAAAGAAGCAAGCGAAAAGGTCGAAATTATGCAATAAAAACACAAAGACTTTGTGAAGTAAACACGATTATTTGCTTGACACTGTGAAGAGTTAAACAACAGAAGTTTGGACAGAGATTCGACCATTACAAAGTACTGAGCAGAAAAACGTCAAATTCTCCGGACACATTAAGGGttgtcaaaaagtcaaaaaatgtcCGGCCACCCTCCGACGTAGAAAAAGAGCCCACATTTCAAACATATTTGCATCTATTGACAATAGATCTCGAATCCATGAATAGCTAGGCACACAAGAACCGACTGATTAGAAACAATTCAACACTTTGGTCGATCAACAATTCTGAAGAGAAATCAGCTAATTATGTCAATGCTATAAGAACTTGTTCATCAAAAGATACATACTACCGCTATCGAGGCAAATACACTTGAACGGTTTGCCGGCCAGCTTTATACAAGGGCGAAATAATTCATTCTCTGGCAATTTGAGTATTATTCGATGAGGCATGACAGATTAGAAAACGAATGTTTGCATTGGTGTAATCTGTTTTGTACTCTATTGTTAACAACACTAAGAGCCGAACTTAAGAGTATAATAATACAGTAATACGAAGTTTACTCTACACGTTGTCTACCGGTTTTTAAATGTCGCCAAACAAAATTCTGTCTGCTACATCCAAACACATTTTCATTGTTTGATGTCCAGAACTTTCCTGTGCCAAGAGCTACGTGACAACACAATCGATGATTTATCTTTGTGTGTATTATAATGTAATGTAAAATGCTTATCTCCTAAAAATGACCACTTCACGCCTTCCGTCAAGGAATATTCAAAGCTCACCACCTCGTAGCGCCATTTTGTCACGATAAGAAAGTTTCCGAGAcaccaaaataataaaattatatcTCCGTTTCTTCGAGTCCCGATACTGAAGACCAGTCACAACTTCTTTCGCAATTATGTCCGTCTGTACATGTATTCTCAACGTCTGTCAATTCTTCTTCTATCGACGAGCTGCTCGGAGAATGtttaatttccatttcaaaTGCCGGTTCATTGACTGTTTCAGTCAAGTTTTCTTGTTCAGGGGGTTTTTCAATAACCTCGGTCGTTTCCTCCGGTTTTTCGTCTTCTTTAAGGAGACATTCTTTCTCGCAAGTACAACCAAATAACTCGCCGCTTGTTGAAGTCTTTTCAACGTCGCTTTGTCTCGTATCTTGCGAGCTCTCCGTTCTCTCCCATTCGATGCTCGCGCCCAAGTGACAAGATTGGTTGCTTTGTTTAAGTCTGTCTGGAGTGCGACCTCGGCTGCTAATCGCACTAGCCGCCGAATTACTCCTAGAATTCTTAAAAACATTCATATTATAATACAGTCTGTTTGCATCCACATTTGAAATCACGTCAACATGCAGAGCAGACATGCTATTTTCGCTCAATCCCTCGTGATGAAGCCGTCGATTCGCCACTTCTTGTTGATGAAATTCGCTCCGAGCGTCCCCGAAAGCCTTATTAATAACCTTGGCCAAGCTCTTCGcttcgttgttgtttttgcacAACACGGCGTTGCATTCCAACACTTCGGCTTTCGTTCCGAACTGATATGTAAAGAAGAACACTCTCTGATTCGCTTTATACACACCGGAGAATCGAATCTTCCGCAACAAGAATACTTTTTCCTCGTCTTCGGTGCTGTCACTGTCGCGCAAAGACAGCTCCTGTTTAGTCAATTTCAGCGAGTAATGGTCTAGAGATTTCAGCGTGGATTTCTTGGAGGCGAAAATGGCTTTAACAGTGTCGCAAATTTCAGAAACACCGGGACTACAAAGCCGTTCACATCCAAGGTACTTGACGGAGTAGGTTGGCGTGTGAATACTCAAATCTACCGTGTGGTAGTCCCAACCCGCGTCACCATCACTATTGAATCGTGCTCGAAGTGGACGACAAGAGAAAAGTCTAATCATGACCCGAGAATGTCGTGCTTGGTAAATAAATAT
The sequence above is a segment of the Porites lutea chromosome 3, jaPorLute2.1, whole genome shotgun sequence genome. Coding sequences within it:
- the LOC140930863 gene encoding uncharacterized protein — encoded protein: MIRLFSCRPLRARFNSDGDAGWDYHTVDLSIHTPTYSVKYLGCERLCSPGVSEICDTVKAIFASKKSTLKSLDHYSLKLTKQELSLRDSDSTEDEEKVFLLRKIRFSGVYKANQRVFFFTYQFGTKAEVLECNAVLCKNNNEAKSLAKVINKAFGDARSEFHQQEVANRRLHHEGLSENSMSALHVDVISNVDANRLYYNMNVFKNSRSNSAASAISSRGRTPDRLKQSNQSCHLGASIEWERTESSQDTRQSDVEKTSTSGELFGCTCEKECLLKEDEKPEETTEVIEKPPEQENLTETVNEPAFEMEIKHSPSSSSIEEELTDVENTCTDGHNCERSCDWSSVSGLEETEI